The following are encoded together in the Bradyrhizobium algeriense genome:
- a CDS encoding dicarboxylate/amino acid:cation symporter, translating into MSSRFTQYILIAMALGIVMGTIVFNYMPDSRVEIAADVNLIAMLFLRLIKMIIAPLVFATLVGGIAHMGSGSKLGRVFAKTMGWFVSASFVSLLLGLVMVNLLQPGANFPGTLPDKTQSTGLPVSAFSIEKFLTHLIPTSIADAMAQNEILQIVVFAVFFAVALGAMPERAKPIMGLIDDLAHIMLKVTGYVMLFAPIAVWAAIMATVSKNGLGVLWKLIVFMGGFYLSLLILWAILIVVGFIVIGPRYSHLLRLIREPLMIAFSTSSSEAAYPKTLEGLNRFGASSRISSFVLPLGYSFNLDGTMMYCTFASIFIAQTYHIEMSLGTQLAMLATLMITSKGVAGVPRASLVVIASTLSQFGIPEAGLLMIMGIDTFLDMGRSATNVIGNSLATAVVAKWEGELKAEHELGPDDVVPTDAVPGDPVPAH; encoded by the coding sequence ATGTCCAGCAGGTTTACGCAGTATATCCTGATCGCTATGGCGCTTGGCATTGTGATGGGAACCATCGTCTTCAACTATATGCCCGACAGCCGGGTGGAAATCGCGGCCGACGTAAACCTGATCGCCATGCTGTTCCTGCGCCTGATCAAGATGATCATCGCGCCTTTGGTGTTCGCCACCCTTGTCGGCGGCATCGCCCATATGGGCTCCGGCTCGAAGCTCGGCCGCGTGTTCGCCAAGACGATGGGCTGGTTCGTCAGCGCTTCCTTTGTCTCGCTGCTGCTTGGCCTGGTGATGGTCAACCTGCTGCAGCCCGGCGCCAACTTTCCCGGCACGCTGCCCGACAAGACGCAATCGACCGGCCTGCCGGTCTCGGCGTTCTCGATCGAGAAGTTTCTGACTCATCTGATCCCGACCTCGATCGCGGATGCCATGGCGCAGAACGAAATCCTGCAGATCGTGGTGTTTGCCGTGTTCTTCGCGGTCGCGCTCGGCGCGATGCCGGAGCGCGCCAAGCCGATCATGGGGCTGATCGACGACCTCGCCCACATCATGCTGAAAGTGACCGGCTATGTGATGCTGTTCGCGCCGATCGCGGTGTGGGCGGCGATCATGGCGACGGTGTCGAAGAACGGCCTCGGCGTGCTGTGGAAGCTGATCGTGTTCATGGGCGGCTTCTATCTCTCGCTTCTGATCCTGTGGGCCATCCTGATCGTGGTCGGTTTCATCGTGATCGGGCCGCGATACAGCCATCTCTTGCGACTGATCCGTGAGCCGCTGATGATTGCGTTCTCGACCTCCTCCTCGGAAGCCGCCTATCCCAAGACGCTGGAAGGCCTCAATCGCTTCGGCGCCTCCTCGCGGATTTCGTCCTTCGTGCTGCCGCTCGGCTACTCGTTCAATCTCGACGGCACGATGATGTATTGCACCTTCGCGAGCATATTCATCGCGCAGACCTATCACATCGAGATGTCGCTCGGCACGCAGCTCGCGATGCTGGCGACGCTGATGATCACCTCGAAGGGCGTCGCGGGCGTGCCGCGCGCCTCACTGGTGGTGATCGCCTCGACGCTCAGCCAGTTCGGCATTCCCGAGGCCGGTCTGTTGATGATCATGGGCATCGACACGTTCCTCGACATGGGACGCAGCGCCACCAACGTGATCGGCAATTCGCTGGCGACCGCCGTGGTGGCGAAATGGGAGGGCGAGCTGAAGGCCGAGCATGAGCTCGGACCCGATGACGTCGTGCCCACCGACGCCGTTCCGGGCGACCCTGTTCCGGCACATTGA
- a CDS encoding NADP-dependent oxidoreductase: MNDAVNRQILLVEKPTGKLGPEHFKMVNGAVPEPKDGEALVRTRYISLDAANRAWMHGATYRAAVEANTVMAGGSIAEVVSSKAPGLTAGDIVFGDTGWQDYAAVPAKHLTKMPKMEPMTHLLSVYGIAGLTAYFGLLHVGNPKAGETVVVSAAAGSVGSIVGQIAKIKGCNVIGIAGGKDKCHWLTSELGFDAAVDYKDGATFKALRAAAPKGIDVYFDNVGGDILEACLSLMNNRGRIACCGAISQYDGVPSAHGPRGVPGLIVVKRLIMQGFIVMDYMDQSAAALADLQSWVASGKLKVQEDVIDGIENTPKALIGLLAGENRGKRMVRV; this comes from the coding sequence ATGAACGACGCTGTCAATCGTCAGATCCTGCTGGTCGAGAAGCCGACCGGCAAGCTCGGGCCCGAGCATTTCAAGATGGTCAACGGCGCAGTGCCCGAGCCGAAGGACGGCGAGGCGCTGGTGCGGACACGCTATATCTCGCTCGACGCCGCCAACCGGGCGTGGATGCACGGCGCGACCTATCGTGCCGCCGTCGAGGCCAACACCGTGATGGCAGGCGGCAGCATCGCCGAAGTCGTCTCGTCGAAAGCGCCCGGACTGACAGCGGGCGATATCGTATTCGGCGACACCGGCTGGCAGGATTACGCCGCCGTACCAGCAAAACATCTCACCAAGATGCCAAAGATGGAACCGATGACGCATCTGCTCAGCGTGTACGGCATCGCTGGCCTCACCGCCTATTTCGGCCTGCTGCACGTCGGCAATCCGAAGGCCGGCGAGACCGTCGTGGTGTCGGCCGCGGCCGGCTCGGTCGGATCAATCGTCGGACAGATCGCGAAGATCAAGGGCTGCAACGTCATCGGCATCGCCGGCGGTAAGGACAAATGCCACTGGCTCACCTCCGAGCTCGGCTTCGATGCCGCGGTCGATTACAAGGACGGCGCCACCTTCAAGGCGCTGCGGGCCGCAGCGCCCAAGGGCATCGACGTCTATTTCGACAATGTCGGCGGCGACATTCTCGAAGCCTGCCTTTCGCTGATGAACAACCGCGGCCGCATCGCCTGCTGCGGCGCCATCTCGCAATATGACGGCGTGCCGTCGGCCCATGGCCCCCGCGGCGTGCCCGGCCTGATCGTGGTCAAACGCCTTATCATGCAAGGCTTCATCGTGATGGACTACATGGACCAGAGCGCTGCGGCGCTGGCCGACCTGCAGTCCTGGGTCGCCTCGGGAAAGCTGAAGGTGCAGGAAGACGTGATCGACGGAATCGAGAACACGCCGAAGGCGCTGATCGGCCTGCTCGCCGGCGAGAACCGCGGCAAGCGCATGGTGCGGGTGTAA